The region AGCGAATCGCACGGAACACCCGGGTCGGATCTTCGACAAAACTCAGACTGTGCAGGACACGAATGGATTTGTCCTTCAGGTCGCGCTGCCCTCCGTAGAAATCGAGCACGTCCCCGAATCCCCGCCCGTTCAGCCGCACCGCCAGGGCATTGATCGTGAAATCCCGGCGATACAGATCTTTCTTGATCGAACTCTGCTCGACGGTCGGCAGCGCGGTCGGAAATTCATAGTACTCGGTGCGCGCCGTCGCCACATCCAGCTTGACGCCGTCCGGCAGCACGACGACCGCCGTCCCAAACCGCTCGTGCGCCTTGACCCGCCCCCCGTGCTCCGCGGCCAATTTGCGCGCGAATGCAATGCCGTCACCTTCCACCACCAAGTCGAGATCCAGATTGTCGAGCCCGAGCAGGAGATCGCGCACAAATCCCCCGACCACATAGAGAGACACCTCCAACCGGTCGGCAAGCAGACCCGCCTCCTTCAGCAACGTGAAGAGCGGCGGAGGCAGTTTTTCCCGAATCTGCTGGCTGAGATTGCGCCGATGCATGGGCCGGGTCGTCTCGGCAGGCTCGCTGAGCTTGGGACGCACCCGCAGCGTCCGCGAGACATCGTCATGCCAGGTCCTGAGCAAATCCGTGCGGGTGATCACCCCGGCCACGCGGGGCCCGTCGAGAATCGGCACAAAACGCTGATTCCGCTCGAGCATCGCCTGTTCGATCTCGTGAAACGAGGTCTCGGGGCTTGCCGCATAGTGATCGGTGTGCATGATCTCCTGCGCCATCAGCGAACCCAGCCGATGGAACAGCGCCTTCTGGATCTGCTCCCGGCTCACCAGGCCAACATAGCGATCCTTCCCGTCCAGAACCGGAAGCACGTTGACCCCGTAGTGCGTCATCTGCTGCTCGGTGTCTTTGACCGTCGTCTCTGCGGCCACCGTCTTCACCGGCTTGGTCATGACATCTTTGGCCAGGAGCGTGGGCCGATAGCGCTGCGTGAGCAACTGCACCACCCGCTCCTTCACCTGCGCCAGCGTCTGACCTTTGACCATCGCGGCCGCCGCGACCGCGTGTCCGCCGCCGCCGAATTCCTTCGCGATACCCCCGACATCGATGTCGGGCGTGCGGCTGCGGCCGATGACTTCGATATGCTCCTCGGTCATGACCGCCACGATCACCGCATCCACCCCCTCCAACTCCGCCAGCTTGTGAACCGCCTCGGCGGCTTCCGCTTGGCACCGATCGACCGTGCTGGTGGCCACCAGGACTTTCCGGCCTTCGAGATAATGGACCTCACTATGCTCGAGGAGATCGTTGAGCAAGGCCACCACGTCCGGGTCGAGCGGCCGCTGCAAGGTCTGCGACACAAGATTGAGATCGGCTCCAGCCTTGAGAAGAAATGCCGCGGCTTCGAGATCTCGCGGCGTCGTGGATCCAAACGTGAAGGAGCCCGTTTCTTCATAGAGGCCCAATGCCAAGACTGTCGCGTCCAATACCGTCAGCGGCACCGCCGCCGCGCGCACCCGTTCAATCAGGAGGGTCGTCGTGGCCCCGACTGCCTCAAGCACCGTGGTCACCGGCCTCCCGCCTGACGGCGTCTCAGGCGATGCCGCGCTTGCACCATGATGATCGAACACCAGCACCTCGACCTGTGGATTTTCCCAGCAGGACTTGAACGGACCGATCCGATCAGGCTCGTGCGTATCCACCAGGATCAGCCGCCGGACTTGGGCGAGATCGATATCTTTCAGTTTGGTGAGATTCAGGTCGTGCGTACTGAGAAAGGCATGCACGGATTCTTGCGACCCGCCAGACAACACCAGCCGCGCCTCGGGATACAGCTTGCGCACCGCCACCATCGAGGCCAGGCCGTCGAAATCCGCGTTACGGTGGGTCGTCACGACTTCCATAGCGGCATTCTAGCAGGGTCGCTCCTATCGCGAAACGGCTGCCCCGCTTACCGCCCAGACAACGCCGCATGAACATGACCGGCTCCCAACGGCATGAGGGGCTCACGACCGCCGTCGTGAGCCCCTCATGCGATCATGGCAGCAGGAATCTAGCGATGCCGCGCGCCCTGCCGATCATGTTTCTCGCGGGCAATATGACGCGACGCCTGATTCTGCTCATGCGTGATCCTGGCACGCTCCCTATTCGTGACGACCCCGTCGGCCTTCGCACGATTCTCCATGCGATCAACCCGATTCTGCTCCCGGTCCAGCCGGTTGGCTTCCCGCTGATTCAATTGGCCGCTGGCAATTCCCTGATCGATCCGCCTTTCCTGATTGGCCTGTCGCTGATCAATTCCCGGCGTGTCCACTTGAGCAAACGCCGCCCCGCTCATGCCCAGCATCAACCCACACACCGCAAGCCACATCGTCTTCATCGCTGCCTCCCTGGAGTGAAAGATTGCATCTCCGTACCCTTCAACCAACGCGCGGCATACCAGTCCGTTGACAGCAGGCGAAACATGTTGAATAGCCTTATCTATCAGGCCCATGGGTAGCTGTCTAGAGATTCGGAACAAGAAGAATTGTTTCGTGAAAGTGGGCCGGAGACTTCGAGGCTGCTGCGCTAACGATCACGGCCACCGTGGCCGCTCCGGTCAGGACGGCTGCCACGGTCGTCGCGCCCGCCGCCGCGATCGTCACGTCCTCCACGGTCCGAGCCCCCGCTTCGCTCCATCC is a window of Nitrospira sp. DNA encoding:
- a CDS encoding CBS domain-containing protein — its product is MEVVTTHRNADFDGLASMVAVRKLYPEARLVLSGGSQESVHAFLSTHDLNLTKLKDIDLAQVRRLILVDTHEPDRIGPFKSCWENPQVEVLVFDHHGASAASPETPSGGRPVTTVLEAVGATTTLLIERVRAAAVPLTVLDATVLALGLYEETGSFTFGSTTPRDLEAAAFLLKAGADLNLVSQTLQRPLDPDVVALLNDLLEHSEVHYLEGRKVLVATSTVDRCQAEAAEAVHKLAELEGVDAVIVAVMTEEHIEVIGRSRTPDIDVGGIAKEFGGGGHAVAAAAMVKGQTLAQVKERVVQLLTQRYRPTLLAKDVMTKPVKTVAAETTVKDTEQQMTHYGVNVLPVLDGKDRYVGLVSREQIQKALFHRLGSLMAQEIMHTDHYAASPETSFHEIEQAMLERNQRFVPILDGPRVAGVITRTDLLRTWHDDVSRTLRVRPKLSEPAETTRPMHRRNLSQQIREKLPPPLFTLLKEAGLLADRLEVSLYVVGGFVRDLLLGLDNLDLDLVVEGDGIAFARKLAAEHGGRVKAHERFGTAVVVLPDGVKLDVATARTEYYEFPTALPTVEQSSIKKDLYRRDFTINALAVRLNGRGFGDVLDFYGGQRDLKDKSIRVLHSLSFVEDPTRVFRAIRFETRFGFHLGKDTLALIKAAVKMELFHRLSGHRLLEELKALCSEREPKTGLKRLAELDLLRFIHPKLAWTARLERMLLAAAEALDWYRLLYLDRTMEGWLVYMMVLAAVLPDRGVTEWLKRFPFSEREAATLKVFRGGAHRVFRQLAKRPPLPPSAAVRLLEGMPDEALVAMMAQSQSEPVKRQVAAYLTTWQHAKPRLTGADLRAMGVKPGPIYSKVLAQLRDAHLDGAVKTEADERALVHRLLRRPAGGAA